The genomic DNA GTTTCGCGGATGAATTCTTGAACGTCGCTCATGGTGGTCTCTTGGACAGGAGGCATAACGGAATACGCCAATTATAGGTACAGGCGGGATTTCGTCCCGGATACCCCGGGGCCGCCCCCGGGAATCGGCCGCTTGCGGCGCGGCTGCCGGTTACAAATCGCCGGCCCGGCGTCAGCCGCGCCCCGGCCAGCGCCCGCCGGAAATGCGCTCGATGCCGGCCAGGTCGCGCCGGCTGTGCACGTCCGTGAAACCCGCGGCAGCGAGCAGGCCGCGCACGGCCTCGGCCTGGTCCCAACCGTGCTCCATCCACAGCGCGCCGCCCGCCTTCAGGTGGCGATGGGCGCCCGCCACGATGCGGCGCAGGTCTTCCAGGCCGTCGGCGCCGTCGGTCAACGCGCCGCGCGGCTCGAAGCGCACGTCGCCCTGCCCCAGGTGCGGGTCGTCGCTGGCGACATAGGGCGGGTTGGACACGATCAGGTCGAAGCCCTCGCCTGCCGGCACCGCGTCGTACCAACTGCCCTCGACGAAGCGCACCGAGGCCGTCAGCTCCCAGGCATTGCCCGCGGCCACGGCCAGCGCGGCGGCGCTGACGTCGCTGGCCATCACCCGCGCATCGCGACGCGCCAGTGCGATCGAGATGGCGATGGCGCCGCTGCCGGTGCCCAGATCCAGCACCGCCGGCGCCGCTTGGCCGGCGACGCATTCCAGCGCCGTTTCCACCAGCACCTCGGTGTCCGGACGCGGAATCAGCACGTCGGGCGTGACGCGGAACATGTGCCCCATGAACTCGCGCTGGCCCAGCAGATAAGCCATTGGCTCGCCGGCCAGGCGGCGCTGCGCCAGCGCCTCGTAGGCCGCGGCCACTTCGGGCGCCAGCGGATCGGTGTCATGCGCCAGCAGCCAGGCGCGCGGCTTGGCCAGCACGTGCTCGAGCAGCATGCGCACCTCGAGCCGGGGCAGGCGCGTGTCCAGCAACAGGCTCTTGATCTGGGTCGTCATGGTCGGAACGTTCTCGCCGAAGGGGCCGCCCAGCCGCTCAGATATCGTCGCCCAGCGCCGCCAACTGCTCGGCCTGGTGCTCGGCGATCAGGGCGCCGGTCAGCTCCTCCAGATCGCCTTCCATGATCTGCTGCAGCTTGTACAGCGTCAGGTTGATGCGGTGGTCGGTGACGCGGCCCTGCGGGAAGTTGTAGGTGCGGATACGCTCGGAACGGTCGCCGGAACCGATCAGGCTCTTGCGCTCGGCCGCTTCCTTGCTCTGGCGCTCGCGCGTTTCCTTGTCCTTCAGGCGCGCGGCCAGCACCTGCATGGCCTTGTCCTTGTTGCGGTGCTGCGAGCGGTCGTCCTGGCATTCCACCACCAGCCCGGTCGGCAAGTGCGTGATACGCACGGCCGAATCGGTCTTGTTAATGTGCTGGCCGCCGGCGCCGCTGGCGCGAAAGGTGTCGATGCGCAGGTCGCTCGGGTTGATGACGATCTCCGACATCTCGTCGGCTTCGGCCATGATGGCCACCGTGCAGGCCGAGGTGTGGATGCGGCCCTGCGCCTCGGTGGCGGGCACGCGCTGCACGCGGTGCGCGCCGGACTCGAATTTCAGGCGGCCGTAGGCGCCGTCGCCCTCGATGCGCGCGATCACTTCCTTGTAGCCGCCCAGTTCCGACGGGCTTTCCGACATCAGCTCGACGCGCCAGCCGCGCTGTTCGGCGTAGCGCGTGTACATGCGCAGCAGGTCGCCCGAGAACAGCGCGCTTTCATCGCCGCCGGTGCCGGCGCGGATTTCCAGGAACACGCTGCGGCCGTCATTGGGGTCGCGCGGCAGCAGCAGCAACTGCAGCGCCGCCTCCAGCGATTCGAGCTTGACGCGGCCGCTCTTGATCTCGTCCTCGGCCATCGCCTTCAGCTCGGGATCGGCCAGCATCTCCTGCGCGGTCGCCAGGTCTTCCTCGCCGCGCACGAAGGCGGTGAACGCCTCGACCACCGGCTCCAGTTCGGCGCGCTCGCGCGACAGCTTGCGGAAGCGGTCCATGTCGGACGCGGTTTCCGGTTCGGCCAGCAGCGCGTCCACCTCGATAAGGCGGTGACACAGATGCTCCAGCCGGCTGCGCATGGAAGATTTCATGATGGGGATTCAGCAAGGGAAAACGGAAATGGCGGGCGCCCGCAACGAGCGCCCGCCGCAAGGCGGGGCGGAAGCAGCGCCGCTAACGGCGCGAGTCGCGGCCGGGGAACAGGCGCGGCATCCAGGCAAGCAGTTGCTTGCGGTCCTCGCCTTCGCTGCGGTTCAACGCCGCCAGCGGGCCATGCAGGTATTTCTGGGTCAGGCCGTGGGCCAGTTGCTCGAGCACGGCCTCCGGCGATTCGCCGCGCGCCAGCAGGCGGCGGGCGCGTTCGAGTTCGGCGGCGCTGACGTCTTCGGCGGCCTGGTGCAGGTCGCGGATGACGGGCACCACTTCGCGCGATTGCATCCAGTGCATGAAGCCCTGGACGCGGGTTTCGATGATGGCCTCGGCCTGCACCACGGCGGCGCGGCGGGCGTCGGTGCCGGTCTGGACCAGGCGGCCCAGGTCATCGACGGAATACAGGTAGACGTCGTCCAGGCGGCCGACCTCGGGTTCGATGTCGCGCGGCACGGCCAGGTCGATCATCACCATGGGACGGTGGCGGCGCAGGCGCGTGGCCCGTTCCACCATCCCCAAACCGAGGATGGGCAGGGAGCTGGCCGTACAGGAGACCACCACGTCGAATTCGGACAGGCGCTCGGTCAGGTCCGACAGCTTCATGGTGCTGGCCGAGAACCGGTTGGCCAGCAGCTCGGCGCGCTCGGCCGTGCGATTGGCCACCACCATGCTGCGCGGACGCTGCGCGGCGAAGTGGGTGGCGCACAGCTCGATCATTTCGCCCGCGCCGATGAACAGCGTGCGGGCCTGGTCCAGGTTGCCGAACACGCGTTCGGCCAGGCGCACCGCGGCGGCGGCCATGGACACCGACTGCGCGCCGATGGCGGTCTGCGAACGGACTTCCTTGGCCACCGAGAAGGTGCGCTGGAACATCTGGTGCAGCAGCGTGCCGAGCGAACCGGCTTCGCCAGCCGCGCGCACGGCGTCCTTCATCTGGCCGACGATCTGGGTTTCGCCCAGCACCATGGAATCGAGCCCGCTGGCCACGCGGAAGGCGTGGCGCACGGCGTCGTCCTGCTGGTGGCGGTACAGATGCGGGCGCAGCGTGCCGGCATCGAGGCGGTTGTGCTCGGCCAGCCACGCGGGCAGCTGGTCGGCCACGTGGCCATCGGCGGCGCAATAGATTTCGGTGCGGTTGCAGGTCGACAGGATGGCGGCTTCGCGCACCGATCCGCCGAACGCGGAACGCAGGCCTTCCAGCGCCGGCTTGACCAGATCGACGGGCATGGACACGCGTTCGCGAACCGAAACCGGCGCGGACGTGTGATTCAGACCGAAGGCTAGGACAGCTACCGACATGTAAAGGACAAGGCCGTGAGTATTAGAGCTGTGGTCCCCGCAAAGCCCATGCGGTGCAGCGTGCATGTAACAGCGGACCGGCCATGATTATACTCCCGCGGGTTATCCCCACGCCATTCGGGCCCCTGGCCGCGACCGTGTGTCGCACCCCATGCAATGGCCGTTTGCGATACCATGCGCCCCTGTCGCTTGTCGCGTTGGAAGGCGGCCCGAAAATTCTTCACACTTTTTTCGAGGCGGCTGGCACAAGTCCAAAAAATTGTGTATAGTTGCGGACTTCGTTGGCCTGGTAGCTCAGTTGGTAGAGCAGCGGATTGAAAATCCGCGTGTCGGTGGTTCGATTCCGCCCCAGGCCACCAGAATTAAAAAGCCCGGCTCCTTGGAGCCGGGCTTTTGCATTGTGGCGTTGGCATTGGCATTGACGGGCGACGTTCAAGACCCCGGCAACGCCACTCCCATCGCCGCGAACAATCCCCCGCACACCTTGTTGAAGCGCCGGCCGGCGCGCTCCAGCCACGGCCGCACGCGGTGCGCCAGGCGGGCCAGCACGTATTCCACCAGGAACTCGATGACCGCGAAGGTGGCGGCCATGATCACGAACTGCGTGAACAGGCTGCGCGCCGGATCGATGAACTGCGGCAGGAACGCGCCATAGAACAGCAGCGCCTTGGGGTTGGAAATCGCCGACAGGAATCCCTGGCTGAACATGCGCGTGCCGCGCAGCCGCGGCATGTCGGGCGCCGGGCGCAGTTGCACGCCGGGCGAGCGCCACAGCTGGATGCCGAGCCAGATCAGGTAGGCGCCGCCAGCCCATTTCAATACCGTCAGCGCCGGCCCCCAGGCCTTGAGCAGCGCGCTGATGCCCAGCATCGACAGGGCAATCAGGGCGATGAAGCCGACCGCGCCGCCGGCGATGGTGCACAGCGCCTTGCGATGGCCATGCAGCGCGCCGTGGGTCAGCGCCAGCAAGGTATTGGGACCGGGCGTGATCGACAGGCCCATCACGGCAACCAGATAGATGAGCCAGCTATGCAAGGCCATGGCGGGGATATGCGCAAAGGAGGGAGGCGGCCAGTCTAGCGCCGCCGGCTCGGGGCCCGCAATCTCCGGCCGGCACGTTATGCCTCGTGCGACGGCATCGTCGGCACCGCCAATCCGTATTTCACGCGATTCATCACCACCAGCGTCGAAAAGCGCTTCACATTGGGATCGCCCCAGAAGTGGCGCTGCGCGAACGCATCGTATTCCGCCATGTCGCGCACGGTCATGGTGACGACGAAATCCACTTCGCCCGTGACCGCCAGGCACTGCATGATCTCCGGCGCCTGGCGCATGGCGCGCTTGAAGGTGTCGAGCTTGTCGGCGCGCTCGCTTTCGAGCGACACCAGCACCACCATCATGATGTCGCGCCCCACCGCCGCCGGGTCCACCACCGAGACGTCGCCCAGCACCGCGCCGGACTCGCGCAACCGCTTCATGCGGCGCAGGCACGATACCGGCGACAGGTTCACGCGCTCGGCCACCTCCTGGCTGGTGCGCTGGTTGTCTTCCTGCAGGCTCTGCAGGATCTGAAGGTCGAAATCGTCTAGTTCCATGGGGTCTCGGCGCCGCGGCGATCCAGGCCACGCGGGCCCGTAGGACGATTCTAAACGGGTGTGCGCCACGACCCGCCCCCAAATTCGACGGGAAACTTCATTTGCGCACCGCCGGCTGCAGGAATTAATCACCCGCCTTGCTTACACTGGGAACCCTCTGGCCGCCCTCGCGGCCAGGCGCAGCCCGATTCCCATGCCGTCACTCCAGCTTTTCCTGCTTTTCCTGGCCGCCGACGCGGCGTTGAAACTCACCCCCGGCCCTGATATGGCGCTGACGTTGTCGCGAGGCATGACGCAGGGCTTCCGGCCTGCCTTCCACAGTGTGCTGGGGAACGTGGCGGCCGGATTCATCCAGGTGCCGGCCGTGGTGCTGGGGCTGGCCTCGGTGCTGCAGGCGTTTCCGACGCTGTTCCTGGCGATCAAGGCGGCCGGCGGCTTGTACCTGGGCTACCTGGGCATCAAGGCCATCCTGCGCTGCGCCCGCGACGCCGACATCTCCCTGGCCGCGCGTCCCGGCGATGCGCGCGACGCTTTTTGGCAGGGCTTCATGACCAACCTGCTGAACCCGAAGGTGCTGCTGTTCATGATCGCCTTCCTGCCGCAGTTCACCACCCCGGACAACGGTCCGGTATGGCTCCAGATGTTGGTGCTGGGCGTGACCATGAAGGCGCTGAGCCTGCCCTATGGCAGCTGCTTCGCCTACGGCGCATCGCGCATCCGCGGCTGGGTGGGCCGCAACCCGTGGTTCCTGCGCATGCAGCAGGGACTACTGGGCGCGATCATGCTGGCGCTGGCCCTTTACGTGCTCTACTCCACCGCCTCGACCCTCACCCCCTGATTCTTCCGCAGACGCAGCACCATGACCGCCGCCACTCTTCCCTCCGGACGCGATGCCTCCGCCTCCACCCTGATGCCGACCTTGTCGCTGATCGGCGCCATGGCCTCGCTGTGCGTCGGCACATCGTTCGCCAAATCGCTGTTTCCCGAGGTTGGCGCGCAGGGCACGACGGCCTATCGCATCGTCATCGGCGCCATCATCCTGATCGCGTTCTGGCGCCCATGGCGCTTTCCGCTGACCGCTCGCAATGCCGCCAAGATCGCGCTATATGGCGTGACGCTGGCCTGCATGAACCTGCTGTTCTACATGGCGCTGCGGACCCTGCCGCTGGGCGTGGCCATCGCCATCGAGTTCACCGGCCCGCTGACGCTGGCGGTGGTGCTGTCGCGGCGCGCCATCGACTTCGTCTGGATCGCCTGCGCGCTGGCCGGGCTGGTGCTGCTGATCCCGACCGGCCAGTCGATGCACGACCTCGATCCCGTCGGTATCGCTTATGCGCTGGGCGCGGCTGTCTGCTGGGCGCTGTACATCATATTCGGCAAGATGGCCGGCAACGTGCATGGCGGGCAGGCCACTTCCCTGGGACTGCTGGCGGCCACCATGGTGGCGCTGCCGGTGGGCGCGGCCCATGCCGGCATGGCGCTGCTGGACCCGAAGCTGATCCTGGCCGGCGTCGCGGTCGGCATCCTGTCGAGCGCCCTGCCCTATTCGCTGGAAATGGTGGCCCTGCGGCGCCTGCCGCAGAAGACCTTCGGCGTGCTGCTGAGCATGGAACCCGCCATGGGCGCGCTGGCCGGCGTCATCGTGCTGAACGAGCACCTGTCCGGCACGCAGTGGCTGGCGATCTGCGGCATCATCATCGCCTCGGCGGGCTGCGCCGCCACCGCGCGCCGCCAGAACCGCGCCGCCGCGGCCGGGTAGGCCGCGGCGGGCGCGCCGCCGCGCCGCGTCAATCCACCGAAATGTTCTTCTGCCGGATCACCGCGCCCCAGCTGTCGTACTGA from Achromobacter xylosoxidans includes the following:
- the prmC gene encoding peptide chain release factor N(5)-glutamine methyltransferase, which produces MTTQIKSLLLDTRLPRLEVRMLLEHVLAKPRAWLLAHDTDPLAPEVAAAYEALAQRRLAGEPMAYLLGQREFMGHMFRVTPDVLIPRPDTEVLVETALECVAGQAAPAVLDLGTGSGAIAISIALARRDARVMASDVSAAALAVAAGNAWELTASVRFVEGSWYDAVPAGEGFDLIVSNPPYVASDDPHLGQGDVRFEPRGALTDGADGLEDLRRIVAGAHRHLKAGGALWMEHGWDQAEAVRGLLAAAGFTDVHSRRDLAGIERISGGRWPGRG
- the prfA gene encoding peptide chain release factor 1, encoding MKSSMRSRLEHLCHRLIEVDALLAEPETASDMDRFRKLSRERAELEPVVEAFTAFVRGEEDLATAQEMLADPELKAMAEDEIKSGRVKLESLEAALQLLLLPRDPNDGRSVFLEIRAGTGGDESALFSGDLLRMYTRYAEQRGWRVELMSESPSELGGYKEVIARIEGDGAYGRLKFESGAHRVQRVPATEAQGRIHTSACTVAIMAEADEMSEIVINPSDLRIDTFRASGAGGQHINKTDSAVRITHLPTGLVVECQDDRSQHRNKDKAMQVLAARLKDKETRERQSKEAAERKSLIGSGDRSERIRTYNFPQGRVTDHRINLTLYKLQQIMEGDLEELTGALIAEHQAEQLAALGDDI
- the hemA gene encoding glutamyl-tRNA reductase, with amino-acid sequence MSVAVLAFGLNHTSAPVSVRERVSMPVDLVKPALEGLRSAFGGSVREAAILSTCNRTEIYCAADGHVADQLPAWLAEHNRLDAGTLRPHLYRHQQDDAVRHAFRVASGLDSMVLGETQIVGQMKDAVRAAGEAGSLGTLLHQMFQRTFSVAKEVRSQTAIGAQSVSMAAAAVRLAERVFGNLDQARTLFIGAGEMIELCATHFAAQRPRSMVVANRTAERAELLANRFSASTMKLSDLTERLSEFDVVVSCTASSLPILGLGMVERATRLRRHRPMVMIDLAVPRDIEPEVGRLDDVYLYSVDDLGRLVQTGTDARRAAVVQAEAIIETRVQGFMHWMQSREVVPVIRDLHQAAEDVSAAELERARRLLARGESPEAVLEQLAHGLTQKYLHGPLAALNRSEGEDRKQLLAWMPRLFPGRDSRR
- a CDS encoding LysE family translocator, producing the protein MALHSWLIYLVAVMGLSITPGPNTLLALTHGALHGHRKALCTIAGGAVGFIALIALSMLGISALLKAWGPALTVLKWAGGAYLIWLGIQLWRSPGVQLRPAPDMPRLRGTRMFSQGFLSAISNPKALLFYGAFLPQFIDPARSLFTQFVIMAATFAVIEFLVEYVLARLAHRVRPWLERAGRRFNKVCGGLFAAMGVALPGS
- a CDS encoding Lrp/AsnC family transcriptional regulator; this translates as MELDDFDLQILQSLQEDNQRTSQEVAERVNLSPVSCLRRMKRLRESGAVLGDVSVVDPAAVGRDIMMVVLVSLESERADKLDTFKRAMRQAPEIMQCLAVTGEVDFVVTMTVRDMAEYDAFAQRHFWGDPNVKRFSTLVVMNRVKYGLAVPTMPSHEA
- a CDS encoding LysE family translocator: MPSLQLFLLFLAADAALKLTPGPDMALTLSRGMTQGFRPAFHSVLGNVAAGFIQVPAVVLGLASVLQAFPTLFLAIKAAGGLYLGYLGIKAILRCARDADISLAARPGDARDAFWQGFMTNLLNPKVLLFMIAFLPQFTTPDNGPVWLQMLVLGVTMKALSLPYGSCFAYGASRIRGWVGRNPWFLRMQQGLLGAIMLALALYVLYSTASTLTP
- a CDS encoding EamA family transporter, with protein sequence MTAATLPSGRDASASTLMPTLSLIGAMASLCVGTSFAKSLFPEVGAQGTTAYRIVIGAIILIAFWRPWRFPLTARNAAKIALYGVTLACMNLLFYMALRTLPLGVAIAIEFTGPLTLAVVLSRRAIDFVWIACALAGLVLLIPTGQSMHDLDPVGIAYALGAAVCWALYIIFGKMAGNVHGGQATSLGLLAATMVALPVGAAHAGMALLDPKLILAGVAVGILSSALPYSLEMVALRRLPQKTFGVLLSMEPAMGALAGVIVLNEHLSGTQWLAICGIIIASAGCAATARRQNRAAAAG